CCACCGATGCCAGGGTGTCCAGGTACCTGTCGAAATCCTTGTTCGTGCTTGCCAGAAACAGGGTAAGCGCCACCGGGATGTGGATCAACATATTGTTTTTATTGTTATCGGCCAATTAATAACCTCCTCCCTTTGGATTAAGACGCACGTTCAGTGCGTCAAGGACGTTGTGGATATGATTGCATAGGGTGTATTCGTCGCTGCCGGCAAAAAGCAAGCCCGCCACTTTACCGTACTGGTCTACGATTAGGGACCCGCTGTCCCCTCCCTGGCTCATCGGGGAGGTTGCGAATTGGTCCTCAAAGACGGCCTCTCTCTTGTCCCCGATGTCGACCGTGCTGGTTACGTCGATGTAAGTAACCGATCCTGTTGTAACGCCGCTGGTGCGTCCCGATTTTCTTACCTGTATTCCCGGTCCGGCCTCTGTTATGCCCCTAATCGGGCCTATCTTGAGGATATCATTTTTAATAGAGCCGCTTTCAAGCGGTTTAGCCACGGCGCAATCTACCTTGTTTGCCGCATCTTGCTTGCGCAGTAACCGCATCGTGTATTGAGGGTAGTAAGTTCTCAATAGAATATTCAAGTAAAGCTCTATTCCGGAGGCAACAGGGCAGGTGGCCGGCGCTGCGGAATAATGCATCGGAATGAAGCGTTCAAGTTTACCAATGATGTCGTCTTTCGCCGAGCCTCCGTCGTAAGGACCCGGTTGCAAAATCGGGTCGCCGATTCTGGATCGCCCGTCGCTGCCGTTGGTGGCGTTTGCCAGGACGTGGTTGTTGGAAAGAATGAGCGGCTCATCCGTCTTGCGGTCGTAAACCACCGCCCCGAAAGTTCCGGCTGTTATGCGGTAGTGACCGATGCTCATACCCGGCCGGGCGGGACGCTGGCGGGCGGTGAATAGGTTCATAAGGCGAAACCGTCCCGTTTCAACAACGTCGGTTTTTACTTCGTCTATGGTGTTTGGCACAATTACCGTCCGTGGGAGGTACTTGGACGGCAGCTTTTTTTCGACAAAAACGACAATCGCCGGTTCGTTTGTCTCAAAACCGTTTACCTTTTTCCTGCCGACGCCCACTCCGACCACGTTGGGTAGCAGAAGAATGTTTTTTCGGTTCCGCTGAAGGCATTGCCTTGCCGCATCCACTTATTTCACCCCTTTCTAAGGTTCTGACGTATGATAATCGGCTTTTTTAAGCCGCCGGAGGGTTCTTTCGTTCGGAATACAATAAAGGTGAACCAGCGGAAGCAACAAGGTTCCCTTCCGGTGTTAACGCGTTCATTGATCCCACCCATGGAGTGCACTGGTTTGGCGGACTTACGCCGTTCCTGCGCTGAGGCGGTTCTAACCTTCCTACATGGGGAACGGCGGTCGTTGTTCCTGTAATACCCAACATATTCTGTAGGATGGAAAAGTGTGAAGCAGGAGATATCGGAAAAAAACGTGGCCGTTTTCTTTAAAACTGAATATATTGGCTGAGTAATGCTGAGGCATAATGAAAAGGTTTATCGAAAACCTTATAAATCTGCCGACAGGAGGTGGAGAAATTAGACAAACACGCCCGGAGGCTGCTGCAAAACGGTTTTCTGCCGATTTATTTGTTTTGCAGCACTCGTCTAAGGGTATGTAATACCAAGTTTTGTGACCAATTCGGGTTTTTATAAGGGAGGTTCCTTAATATGGAAAAGGACAACGGAAGCGGTAACCGGCAAGAACTGCGCCAGGTCTTACGTGACGTACTGGACTTTCAGACGCGTAACGGTGTAGACGGCGAGCACCTCTTGCTACTTCTGAGTCTTGTTAATGTTTTTGGTGTCATCGACTTAATCCGTAAAAAGCAAGGTGTCGGGGAAGGGCAAAACGTAGAACAGTTGATGGGTTCGTTTATGAATTCAATAAAGGGATCGAGTCTGGGCGGGGAAGAGGAGACAGGCGGCCCGCCGGCGCTGAGGGCGGTCCCCGGGGGTAAAAGCCTTATGGGGCTTCTAGGCGGGAATGAAGGCGTGAAGGCGCTGACTGACCTTATGAAAAACAAAGAGTTTATGGAGAATGTTGTACCGGCCGTAATGCAGCGTTTTACCGGTGCTCCGTCTCCGAAAGAACCCGAGACCGAAAAGGAAACGCCGGTGGGACGCCGGGGGCGGGGACGCGAAGTGATACACTGGGATTTCGGGCGGTCCGAAACCGTTCCGGAAAAGGACGGCGCTGTATAGGACGGAGACCGTCAAGAAGTCAGAAGAACTTTTTCGTGACTACTCGGATCAGAACGCCGTACGAGATCGACCGTATCGACCTCCGTTTTAGCCGCAGCGTGCCGAATCCTTCATTATCATGAGATTTAAAAAGTATCCTAAGGGACACATAATTGAGTGCCGGGAATCTCGACCGACTCCCGGCACCAATCCGCTCATTGTTAATATCTGATACTGATCCCTTAGAAATCCGACCCCTATTTCCTCGGCCTGACTTCTGCGCGAACGATTCCGAAAACCGGGAGAATCTCTCTTGCCCCGTTTATTCCCTTGAAATAGGTTTTTTCTAAAACCTCGCTGTCGGCATTCACTACACGACAGAACCCCCGTTCGGTCAGGAAACCCTCAACTTGTTCCTTATCAATCCCGAACTCCCACCGCTCTTCCGCCATTCTTGCAGACCGCCGCATCCTGACCGTCTCTTTAGCCGGACAGCTACCATCCACGGCACAGGCATAAACGTAATCAAAGATTATCGAGCTTCCTACGGGGGAATTGCCCGCGATGAATGTCAGTGTAACGTCGACGGCCTCGGGCGGAAGATATACCACAACACCTTCCCAGATGAACAGGGTTTTCAACCCGTTGTCGTAACCGCTTTCATACAAACGCTTCCCAAGGTTTTCCTCCCTGAAGTCGACGGGAACGAAAACCACATAGTCGGGGAGGCCTCCCAATATCTCTCTGAGCCTTTTCAGCTTTGCCCGTTGGGTCGCCGGGTGGTCGACCTCGAAGACCCTCACCCGCCCCTTGAAATCGAACCTGTAAGGTCTGGAGTCATACCCTGCGCCGAGAATGACAAGCTGTTGGATTCCGTCACGGATACAAGACGTGAGGTAATCGTCGATATATCTGGTGCGGGCTACCAGGGCATTCCACATTTGCGGGTAGAACTTATTGACACGAAACCTACCGCCGGTAAAATGCTCGGCGAAGGGATCAAAGCATACACGTTCCCCCGGCGCTTTCCGTGACTCCATGGCCCTGACAAAGGCCAGACTCTCCGCAGAAATGCTGGGTCTGTTCTTTCTCATATCCGCTCCTTCGAAAATAAATCAACCGCCAATCCAGCACTCAGGCTCTGAGTGCTGGACAAGAACGCCATGTATCAAGAAAAGGATTATGTGATAACACTTAACTAGCTGGTTCCACGTAAGTTTTCATTCGACGTGGCGCCGCCTAAGGCGGCATGGGCACTCCTTCGAGAATAAGCGTTCTTCTTCCGCGGGTCGCAACGATGAGCTTCGCATTACTTCGTCAGGCTCACCCAGCACTCATTTGCACCTTCAAGAGATGCCACTCCGCTTAAACCGTAATCTAAACGCTTCGCGTAAATACGTCTTCGATACCAGTCTGAGTGCTGGGCTGCGCCTTCCTTGTACTGCTCGCATCTCGCCGAGTTCCGTTTATGTTGCTCTTCTGCACGGATTAATAAACTCTAACCACGGGTTTAAGGTACTGTTTTGCCTTTAGCCGGAAACTTTCGTTTTAGCCTTTTGCCTTCTGTTTAATAACCACATCCAGGAAAAAGCGTAAAACGACCAGAAATAAAAACCAGATGTCGAGTCCAAGCAGCCGGGGTTGCATTATACCAATCCCTCCAAATTTTAGATATTATCCACCCGAATACCTTGTAGTTTGAGTGGGATTTTTACGCCGCCACCACCGTATTCATCGATAAGGGCCGCAAATATTCGGGTCCGTTCCCGTCTAACGTATTATATGGCACGCACAGTCTTGATGTGCATCGCTACCACAAAAAGCCGATCCATCCTATGCCCCAATATATTAAGAAAACGGTTGTGATCCCGATCCACCACAATAATCCATAAAACGAGGACAATTACAGCCACCTCATTTAGAATCACCGGTTCAATAATGCTTCTTTTTATATATGCTGCAGGCGGGGTTATGTGCGGTCCCTACGGTCCAAATTGAAGGTAACGGCATTTCGGTTAATTTATAATGTATACAGCTTTTAAAAGGGGGAATCCTTACGCCGGTTTCAGCGCAAGGACTCCCTCATTTGGCATATCGGTGGCTTTGAGTTTAGTTTTCACAGCTACCACCAGCCGCCGGCTCCCAAGCCGCACCAGCCTCCCATGAAACCCCATACTGTAAAACCCAGCACTATAAGCAAAACCACAAGAATCAGCGGCCAGAGACCGGAAAACCCGCCGCCGCAGCCGTCCCAACCGCCGCCCCATTCCAGAGTTTTTGCCGCCATTTTTTCCACCCCCTTTCACGGGAGAACCTGAGTTTTTACAATAAACGGGAATGGTTTAC
This Bacillota bacterium DNA region includes the following protein-coding sequences:
- a CDS encoding SAM-dependent methyltransferase yields the protein MRKNRPSISAESLAFVRAMESRKAPGERVCFDPFAEHFTGGRFRVNKFYPQMWNALVARTRYIDDYLTSCIRDGIQQLVILGAGYDSRPYRFDFKGRVRVFEVDHPATQRAKLKRLREILGGLPDYVVFVPVDFREENLGKRLYESGYDNGLKTLFIWEGVVVYLPPEAVDVTLTFIAGNSPVGSSIIFDYVYACAVDGSCPAKETVRMRRSARMAEERWEFGIDKEQVEGFLTERGFCRVVNADSEVLEKTYFKGINGAREILPVFGIVRAEVRPRK
- a CDS encoding sporulation protein YjcZ: MAAKTLEWGGGWDGCGGGFSGLWPLILVVLLIVLGFTVWGFMGGWCGLGAGGWW